A part of Nesterenkonia lutea genomic DNA contains:
- a CDS encoding DUF3027 domain-containing protein codes for MTEQTSIEESGAEQTVSAAASSSPEHSGTGTGTGTAPRPRRAAKPKADPVLAESVELAREALVEIAAQAQIGMHLGVRAEGDRLLTHRFAADKPGYRGWEWFVTVARAPRAKKVTVCELGILPGQDALIAPEWVPWLERMNDEEKEAHRAEQAESAED; via the coding sequence ATGACTGAACAGACGAGCATCGAAGAGTCCGGCGCAGAGCAGACCGTCTCCGCAGCAGCATCATCGAGCCCGGAACACTCCGGCACAGGCACAGGCACAGGCACAGCGCCGCGTCCGCGTCGGGCGGCGAAGCCCAAGGCCGACCCGGTGCTGGCCGAGTCCGTCGAGCTGGCCCGTGAAGCCCTTGTCGAGATCGCCGCGCAGGCGCAGATCGGCATGCACCTGGGCGTCCGCGCGGAGGGAGACCGGCTGCTCACCCACCGCTTTGCGGCGGACAAGCCCGGCTACCGCGGCTGGGAGTGGTTCGTGACCGTGGCTCGTGCACCGCGCGCCAAGAAGGTCACCGTCTGTGAGCTGGGCATCCTCCCAGGGCAGGACGCGCTGATCGCACCGGAGTGGGTGCCCTGGCTCGAGCGCATGAATGATGAGGAGAAGGAGGCCCACCGGGCCGAGCAGGCGGAGTCCGCCGAAGACTGA
- the serC gene encoding phosphoserine transaminase: MSAERITIPREMLPEDGRFGAGPSKVRAAQVDALSAAGGHLLGTSHRQAPVKNLVAEVREGLHQFFGAPEGYELILGVGGSTAFWDIASFCLVQQKAQHLSFGEFGSKFAKATHEAPFLDPSSILSSEAGTLPAPRPEAGVDAYAWPHNETSTGVAAPVKRVQGADDGALVLVDGTSAAGGLAVDVTETDAYYFGPQKNFASDGGLWLAMMSPAAIERAERLDAQRWVPDFLQLTTAIENSRKNQTYNTPALATLVTLNEQVRWLNANGGMDFAAARTADSAGRVYAWAEAHELAQPFVADPAERSNVITTVDFAESVDAADLAKTLRANGIVDVEPYRKLGRNQLRIATFTAIEPEDVTRLLNCIDHVLER, from the coding sequence ATGTCTGCTGAGCGCATCACCATTCCCCGTGAAATGTTGCCGGAGGACGGCCGTTTCGGCGCCGGGCCCTCCAAGGTCCGCGCCGCGCAGGTGGATGCCCTCTCCGCCGCCGGCGGACATCTGCTGGGGACCTCCCACCGCCAGGCGCCCGTGAAGAACCTGGTCGCGGAGGTGCGCGAGGGTCTGCACCAGTTCTTCGGAGCTCCCGAGGGGTACGAGCTGATCCTCGGCGTCGGCGGCTCCACCGCGTTCTGGGACATCGCCTCGTTCTGCCTGGTCCAGCAGAAGGCCCAGCACCTCTCCTTCGGCGAGTTCGGCTCCAAGTTCGCGAAGGCGACCCATGAGGCTCCCTTCCTGGACCCCTCGAGCATTCTCAGCTCAGAAGCGGGGACGCTGCCCGCCCCGCGACCGGAGGCGGGGGTCGACGCCTATGCGTGGCCGCATAATGAGACCTCCACCGGCGTTGCGGCGCCCGTGAAGCGGGTCCAGGGGGCCGACGACGGCGCGCTGGTGCTGGTCGACGGAACCTCGGCTGCGGGCGGGCTTGCGGTCGACGTCACCGAGACCGATGCCTACTACTTCGGGCCGCAGAAGAACTTCGCCTCGGACGGAGGACTGTGGCTGGCGATGATGTCCCCCGCCGCCATCGAGCGTGCAGAACGTCTGGACGCGCAGCGCTGGGTGCCCGATTTCCTGCAGCTGACCACCGCGATCGAGAACTCACGGAAGAATCAGACCTACAACACCCCGGCCCTGGCGACCCTGGTCACGCTCAACGAACAGGTTCGCTGGCTCAATGCCAACGGCGGAATGGACTTCGCCGCCGCACGCACTGCGGACTCGGCCGGACGGGTCTACGCCTGGGCCGAGGCCCACGAGCTTGCCCAGCCCTTCGTCGCTGATCCTGCCGAGCGCTCGAACGTCATCACCACAGTGGACTTTGCCGAGAGCGTCGATGCCGCAGATCTGGCCAAGACGCTGCGGGCCAATGGGATCGTCGATGTGGAGCCGTACCGGAAGCTGGGCCGCAATCAGCTGCGCATCGCCACCTTCACGGCCATCGAGCCCGAGGACGTCACCCGGCTGCTGAACTGCATCGACCACGTGCTGGAGCGCTGA
- a CDS encoding metal-dependent transcriptional regulator translates to MTDLIDTTEMYLRTILDLEEEGIVPLRARIAERLEHSGPTVSQTVARMERDSLLVLTADRRLELTESGRGLAVQVMRKHRLAERLLSDVIGLEWQYIHEEACRWEHVMSERVERRLIEILQSPVESPYGNPIPGLEQLGVVLPTDQPAPSRTTLRQAAEADPAGSTRALWTVKRLAESVQMEPEVLEQLLEAGLRPGGTLRLRGLNEAHVMLEVEDGTQAPFEVELPLEVAQHIFVAAAETR, encoded by the coding sequence GTGACCGATCTGATCGACACCACCGAGATGTACCTGCGCACGATCCTTGATCTCGAGGAGGAGGGCATCGTTCCGCTGCGAGCACGCATCGCGGAGCGGCTCGAGCACTCGGGCCCGACGGTCTCGCAGACGGTGGCGCGCATGGAGCGCGACTCCCTGCTGGTGCTCACCGCCGACCGCAGGTTGGAGCTCACCGAATCTGGACGTGGACTTGCCGTGCAGGTCATGCGCAAGCATCGACTCGCAGAACGGCTGCTCTCTGATGTCATCGGCCTGGAATGGCAGTACATCCACGAAGAGGCGTGCCGCTGGGAACATGTGATGAGTGAGCGGGTGGAACGGCGGCTGATCGAGATACTGCAGTCTCCCGTGGAATCGCCCTACGGCAACCCGATCCCCGGACTTGAGCAGCTCGGCGTGGTGCTCCCGACCGATCAGCCCGCCCCCTCGAGGACCACGCTGCGTCAGGCGGCAGAGGCGGACCCCGCCGGGAGCACGAGGGCCCTCTGGACGGTGAAGCGGCTGGCAGAGTCCGTCCAGATGGAACCTGAGGTCCTCGAGCAGCTCCTCGAGGCAGGCCTGCGCCCCGGGGGCACCCTGCGACTGCGCGGGCTCAACGAAGCCCACGTCATGCTGGAGGTCGAGGACGGCACGCAGGCCCCGTTCGAAGTGGAGCTGCCCCTGGAGGTCGCCCAGCACATCTTCGTCGCGGCGGCCGAGACACGCTGA
- a CDS encoding C40 family peptidase produces the protein MTFVSRRDRRRQAKPSLAHAVASNAGTVGRSAAVAVAASGLVISSGVAANAAPNVETPEITTLDVAASGLSVERASNTSSVAVTASREVELSFDRPVVTSTPAPEPEPEPVVEESAAVVPASPQTEPAAPAEPAQQGQAETGQADTGQADAAQQAQGNTQVASSEPAQTEAPASSGGNGSVVGAAYAGLGNPYSYGGSSTSGWDCSGFINWAYSQAGVSVPRSTYAMMSSMRQVSSPSPGDIVIQNGGSHAAIYVGNGQLIGANNPRVGTVQYSLNSPYWSNTMYLSAN, from the coding sequence ATGACTTTCGTCTCGCGCCGTGACCGGCGACGCCAGGCCAAGCCTTCACTGGCTCACGCCGTGGCATCGAACGCCGGCACCGTGGGACGCAGCGCGGCGGTTGCCGTGGCCGCCTCCGGCCTGGTGATCTCCTCCGGAGTCGCCGCCAACGCAGCGCCGAATGTCGAGACCCCCGAGATCACCACGCTCGACGTGGCGGCCTCAGGGCTCAGCGTGGAGCGCGCCAGCAACACCTCCTCCGTGGCGGTGACCGCCTCCCGCGAAGTCGAGCTCAGCTTCGACCGCCCGGTGGTCACCTCGACTCCGGCGCCCGAGCCCGAGCCCGAACCGGTTGTGGAAGAGTCCGCCGCCGTCGTGCCGGCCTCCCCGCAGACCGAACCGGCAGCACCTGCCGAGCCGGCCCAGCAGGGGCAGGCTGAGACCGGTCAGGCCGACACCGGCCAGGCCGACGCTGCTCAGCAGGCCCAGGGCAACACCCAGGTCGCCTCCTCCGAGCCGGCACAGACTGAGGCCCCGGCCTCCAGCGGCGGCAACGGCTCAGTCGTGGGCGCCGCCTATGCAGGTCTGGGCAACCCCTACTCCTACGGCGGCTCCTCGACCAGCGGCTGGGACTGCTCCGGCTTCATCAACTGGGCCTACTCCCAGGCCGGCGTCTCCGTGCCGCGCAGCACCTACGCCATGATGAGCTCCATGCGCCAGGTCTCCTCACCCTCACCGGGCGACATCGTGATCCAGAACGGTGGCAGCCACGCGGCCATCTACGTGGGCAACGGCCAGCTCATCGGCGCGAACAACCCCCGCGTCGGCACCGTGCAGTACTCGCTGAACTCCCCGTACTGGTCCAACACCATGTACCTCAGCGCCAACTGA
- a CDS encoding HNH endonuclease — protein MRTLVLNAGYEPLSVVTSRRAAVLVMHGKASVLAEDHIPIATPSALVPRPAVILLHHYVRVARRAPAAPSRRSILRRDGRLCTYCSRPASTVDHVIPRARGGDSSWENLVACCGACNARKGSKTLDELGWTLAITPHAPPHHVWMPVELDAPREVWMPFLSHARAC, from the coding sequence ATGCGCACACTGGTGCTCAATGCAGGCTACGAGCCGCTGAGCGTGGTCACCTCGCGTCGTGCCGCTGTGCTGGTGATGCACGGCAAGGCCAGCGTTCTCGCGGAGGATCACATCCCGATCGCGACACCGTCTGCACTCGTGCCGCGTCCAGCGGTGATCCTGCTGCACCACTATGTCCGCGTGGCCCGCCGGGCGCCTGCGGCGCCCTCCCGGCGAAGCATCCTGCGCCGTGACGGACGCCTGTGCACCTATTGCTCCCGTCCCGCATCCACGGTCGACCACGTCATCCCGCGAGCCCGCGGGGGAGACTCGAGCTGGGAGAACCTCGTGGCCTGCTGCGGCGCATGCAACGCCCGCAAGGGCAGCAAGACCCTCGATGAGCTGGGCTGGACGCTCGCGATCACCCCGCATGCTCCGCCGCACCACGTCTGGATGCCGGTGGAGCTCGACGCCCCGCGCGAGGTCTGGATGCCCTTTCTCAGTCATGCCCGTGCCTGCTGA
- the mobA gene encoding molybdenum cofactor guanylyltransferase → MPAETRLQAVLLAGGTGRRLGGLDKALLTRGGRTQLSRWLDELQRRHIPAAVVGPGHLRSGMPEEIDLVQEAPPFSGPAAGIVAGVSALQQRQAGTETTSTLLLAVDLALPGPLLDWLLAEVHAGASPAAVLPQDESGRHQHLCAVVPTAWLNQRVNLLRPGQAEQRPVRWLMEGLQETVTVAHPLLPAELSADIDTVEDAHRWGIQLP, encoded by the coding sequence GTGCCTGCTGAGACCCGGCTGCAGGCAGTCCTGCTCGCTGGAGGCACCGGCCGGAGGCTCGGCGGACTCGACAAGGCCCTGCTGACACGAGGTGGCCGCACACAGCTGAGCCGCTGGCTGGATGAGCTCCAGCGCCGCCACATCCCTGCCGCCGTGGTCGGGCCCGGACATCTCCGCTCGGGCATGCCCGAGGAGATCGATCTCGTCCAGGAGGCACCGCCGTTCTCCGGGCCCGCCGCGGGGATCGTCGCTGGTGTCAGCGCCCTGCAGCAGCGCCAGGCGGGGACGGAGACGACCTCGACGCTGCTGCTGGCAGTGGACCTGGCTCTGCCTGGGCCGCTGCTCGACTGGCTGCTCGCCGAAGTCCACGCGGGGGCCAGTCCTGCGGCGGTGCTGCCGCAGGACGAGTCCGGGCGGCATCAGCACCTGTGCGCAGTCGTGCCCACTGCGTGGCTGAACCAGCGCGTGAACCTGCTCCGTCCGGGGCAGGCCGAGCAGCGTCCGGTCCGCTGGCTGATGGAGGGCCTCCAGGAGACGGTGACTGTGGCGCACCCGCTCCTGCCGGCGGAGCTCAGCGCGGACATCGACACCGTCGAGGATGCCCACAGGTGGGGGATCCAGCTTCCCTGA
- a CDS encoding DUF6457 domain-containing protein, translating to MTEDAAMTQDADDTREAIERWVGELAHHLEIDGVDVDIDAILALAGQAAHTVVRPAAPVTTHLIGYVAGLAEATGQADFATASRAASRVASELLDRRSGAVG from the coding sequence ATGACTGAGGATGCCGCGATGACACAGGACGCCGATGACACCCGCGAGGCCATTGAGCGGTGGGTCGGAGAGCTCGCCCACCACCTTGAGATCGACGGTGTCGACGTCGACATCGACGCGATCCTTGCGCTCGCCGGGCAGGCGGCCCACACCGTGGTCCGCCCGGCGGCCCCGGTCACGACCCATCTCATCGGCTACGTCGCCGGGCTGGCAGAGGCCACCGGACAGGCCGACTTCGCCACGGCCTCACGAGCCGCGTCTCGAGTCGCCTCCGAGCTCTTGGATCGCCGCTCCGGGGCCGTGGGCTGA
- a CDS encoding molybdopterin molybdotransferase MoeA, translating to MMALEQARREISALSALATAVLPVEEALGHVLAAPILAQQDIPHVATSAMDGWALAAPPESGPGVPSWELRAETAHSPVRQAAPLGAGEAAEVVTGSPVPDGTVSVLRTEHGIISGRTLTPARTSGDLAEGRNVRAAGTECPAGTQLLPSGAVLTPARAAVAAVAGHDRLEVVRRPRVVLILTGEEVITTGIPRGGQVRDVFGIALPGMVTEMGAGTVESLRLGDDPEMLSRELRRITEAGEADLVITSGGTAHSRADSLRPALHALGAEILVDSVDMRPGHPALFARLSGAAGTVHLLGLPGNPLAGFAALAALGAPLFDALGGVPADQRSRALSLTAGAPLQGAARGVRLVPVRSGPSGAVPAGHSSPHMMRGLADSDALAIVPQDGVVQGEQVQCLEIPGQRRGGHRWDE from the coding sequence ATGATGGCCCTGGAGCAGGCGCGCAGAGAGATCTCCGCGCTCTCTGCCCTGGCTACCGCGGTCCTGCCCGTCGAAGAGGCCCTGGGACACGTGCTCGCCGCACCGATCCTTGCACAGCAGGACATTCCGCACGTCGCGACCTCAGCGATGGACGGATGGGCGCTGGCCGCCCCGCCAGAGTCTGGTCCGGGCGTGCCGAGCTGGGAGCTGCGTGCAGAGACGGCACACAGTCCGGTCCGCCAGGCCGCCCCGCTGGGCGCGGGTGAGGCCGCCGAGGTGGTCACCGGCTCCCCGGTTCCGGACGGCACGGTCTCGGTGCTGCGCACCGAGCACGGCATCATCTCTGGTCGGACTCTCACTCCGGCACGGACCAGCGGTGATCTCGCCGAGGGGCGCAATGTCAGGGCCGCCGGCACCGAATGCCCCGCCGGCACCCAGCTGCTGCCCTCCGGCGCCGTGCTGACCCCCGCCCGGGCCGCTGTCGCCGCCGTCGCCGGACACGACCGGCTCGAGGTGGTCCGCAGGCCCCGAGTCGTGCTGATCCTGACCGGCGAGGAGGTCATCACCACGGGGATCCCCCGCGGAGGCCAGGTGCGCGATGTCTTCGGCATCGCTCTCCCGGGGATGGTGACCGAGATGGGAGCCGGCACGGTCGAATCACTGCGCCTGGGGGATGACCCAGAGATGCTTTCCCGGGAGCTGCGGCGGATCACCGAAGCCGGAGAGGCCGACCTGGTCATCACCAGCGGCGGCACCGCCCACTCCCGCGCCGACTCCCTGCGTCCGGCTCTGCATGCCCTGGGTGCCGAGATCCTCGTCGACTCGGTGGACATGCGTCCGGGCCACCCGGCGCTGTTCGCGCGGCTCTCAGGCGCTGCCGGAACCGTGCACCTTCTCGGTCTGCCGGGGAACCCGCTCGCCGGGTTCGCCGCGCTCGCCGCGCTGGGCGCCCCGCTCTTCGACGCGCTCGGCGGTGTTCCCGCCGACCAGCGCTCCCGTGCGCTGAGTCTCACGGCCGGCGCTCCGCTGCAGGGTGCCGCCCGGGGGGTCCGCCTGGTTCCTGTGCGCAGCGGTCCCTCGGGTGCTGTTCCCGCGGGCCACAGCAGTCCCCATATGATGCGGGGACTGGCCGATTCCGACGCTCTGGCCATCGTTCCCCAGGACGGCGTGGTCCAGGGTGAACAGGTGCAGTGTCTCGAGATTCCGGGACAACGGCGAGGAGGACACCGATGGGACGAGTGA
- the fdhD gene encoding formate dehydrogenase accessory sulfurtransferase FdhD: protein MGRVTQRRRVTTIRADGSITDGATGSVPRTASRLDQIAVEEPLELRLGGESFTVTMRTPGHDFELAAGFLVAEGIIGSREDLRGLRYCAGTDERGNQTYNVIDAELDAPVPETVRLRSRNVLTSSACGICGTTSIDAVEKTLARRPAAQLRLKVETLLDLPDLMRTEQQIFRKTGGVHAAALFTASGALLCLREDVGRHNAVDKVVGWALTQDRLPLSGTVLQVSGRASFELVQKAALAGIEMLAAVGAPSSLAVDLAERSGVSLAGFSRGGSINLYAHPERVDTGEAGRDAQAARGRHQGHESAAS from the coding sequence ATGGGACGAGTGACCCAGCGCAGACGCGTGACGACGATCCGTGCCGATGGCAGCATCACCGACGGTGCGACGGGCTCCGTGCCGCGCACCGCCAGCAGGCTGGACCAGATCGCGGTGGAGGAGCCGCTGGAGCTGCGCCTGGGCGGCGAGTCATTCACGGTCACCATGCGCACCCCGGGACATGATTTCGAGCTCGCCGCAGGCTTCCTGGTTGCGGAAGGGATCATCGGCTCCCGAGAGGACCTCCGCGGCCTGCGCTACTGCGCCGGAACCGACGAGCGGGGCAACCAGACATACAACGTGATCGACGCCGAGCTGGACGCCCCGGTGCCCGAGACCGTGCGGCTGCGCTCCCGCAATGTGCTCACCAGCTCCGCCTGTGGAATCTGCGGCACCACGTCCATCGATGCGGTGGAGAAGACCTTAGCGCGGCGACCGGCCGCGCAGCTGCGGCTCAAGGTCGAGACTCTGCTGGACCTGCCAGACCTCATGCGCACCGAGCAGCAGATCTTCCGCAAGACCGGAGGAGTCCACGCCGCGGCGCTCTTCACCGCGTCTGGAGCGCTGCTGTGCCTGCGCGAGGACGTCGGCCGGCACAATGCCGTGGACAAGGTGGTCGGTTGGGCGCTGACCCAGGACAGGCTCCCGCTGAGCGGAACCGTCCTGCAGGTCTCCGGCAGGGCGTCCTTCGAGCTCGTGCAGAAGGCGGCCCTGGCGGGGATCGAGATGCTCGCGGCGGTCGGGGCGCCGTCGTCGTTGGCAGTCGACCTCGCTGAGCGCTCCGGGGTCAGCCTCGCGGGATTCTCTCGGGGCGGATCGATCAACCTCTATGCCCACCCTGAACGCGTGGACACGGGGGAGGCCGGACGAGACGCCCAAGCCGCACGCGGCAGGCATCAAGGGCACGAATCGGCGGCCTCATGA
- a CDS encoding cold-shock protein: MATGTVKWFNAEKGYGFIAPEDGSDDVFVHFSAITTSGFRSLEENQKVEFETARGPKGLQAENVNPL; encoded by the coding sequence ATGGCCACTGGCACAGTTAAATGGTTCAACGCTGAAAAGGGCTACGGCTTCATCGCCCCCGAAGACGGCTCAGACGATGTCTTCGTGCACTTCAGCGCGATCACCACTTCCGGCTTCCGTTCCCTCGAGGAGAACCAGAAGGTTGAGTTCGAGACTGCCCGCGGCCCCAAGGGTCTGCAGGCTGAGAACGTCAACCCGCTCTGA
- a CDS encoding TrkH family potassium uptake protein, with the protein MTHPVPAQQRALLRRITPVRLIFLGFLLVTGIGTGLLLLPAATVEGEQTDLIHALFTATSALCVTGLTVLDTGSHWSGMGQAVILALIQLGGFGVMTFATVVGMLVLGRLSLRSKLLAAAEAKSLGLADLRSLILGIVKISLLVEAVLALILTLRFFFSYDMGLGEALWQGVFHSVSAFNNAGFSLFSDSMMGFVSDPVICFALSVAIILGGLGFPVILQLRRRFRTPRLWSMHTRIVLWATAVLLLGGTCMILALEWSNPDTLGPLHWSDKLLAGFFQSVQTRTAGFNSIDISAMEPTTWLGMDVLMFIGGAPAGTAGGIKVTTFAVLLFIVFAELRGGAAVNIFGKRLSRAVHRQAIAVVLLAAALVVLSTGALMHVTGLPLDMVLFETVSAFATVGLSTGITADLPVSGQLLLVLLMFIGRVGPITFASALALRERRTMYELPKERPIIG; encoded by the coding sequence GTGACTCACCCAGTGCCCGCTCAACAGCGGGCGTTGCTTCGCCGGATCACACCGGTGAGGCTCATATTTCTCGGCTTCCTCCTGGTCACCGGGATCGGAACAGGCCTGCTGCTGCTCCCCGCGGCCACGGTCGAGGGGGAGCAGACAGACCTCATCCACGCCCTCTTCACCGCCACCTCGGCCCTATGTGTGACCGGCCTGACGGTGTTGGACACCGGGAGCCACTGGTCTGGAATGGGACAGGCCGTCATTCTGGCGCTCATCCAGCTCGGCGGGTTCGGTGTGATGACCTTCGCCACGGTGGTGGGGATGCTCGTTCTGGGCCGCCTCTCCCTGCGCTCAAAGCTCCTTGCCGCTGCAGAAGCGAAGAGTCTCGGACTCGCAGATCTGCGATCGCTGATCCTCGGAATCGTGAAGATCTCTCTGCTCGTGGAAGCGGTGCTGGCACTGATCCTGACCCTGCGCTTCTTCTTCAGCTATGACATGGGTCTCGGCGAGGCTCTCTGGCAGGGCGTCTTTCATTCCGTCTCAGCGTTCAACAACGCCGGATTCTCGCTCTTCAGTGACTCGATGATGGGCTTCGTCTCCGACCCGGTGATATGTTTCGCCCTTTCGGTCGCGATCATCCTGGGAGGCCTGGGCTTCCCGGTCATCCTTCAGCTGCGCCGCAGATTCAGAACCCCTCGACTCTGGTCCATGCATACCCGGATCGTCCTATGGGCCACAGCCGTGCTCCTGCTGGGCGGCACCTGTATGATCCTGGCCCTTGAATGGTCCAATCCGGACACGTTGGGACCCCTGCACTGGTCAGACAAGCTCCTGGCGGGATTCTTCCAATCGGTGCAGACCCGCACGGCAGGATTCAACAGCATCGACATCTCTGCCATGGAACCCACCACATGGCTCGGCATGGATGTGCTGATGTTCATCGGCGGAGCGCCCGCGGGAACCGCCGGCGGCATCAAGGTCACCACCTTCGCGGTGCTGCTGTTCATCGTGTTCGCCGAGCTTCGCGGAGGGGCCGCGGTCAACATCTTTGGCAAGCGACTCTCCCGAGCGGTGCACCGACAGGCGATCGCTGTGGTCCTGCTCGCTGCAGCACTCGTGGTGCTCTCCACCGGCGCGCTGATGCACGTGACCGGTCTCCCACTGGACATGGTCCTCTTCGAAACAGTCTCCGCCTTCGCCACAGTGGGGCTCTCCACCGGCATCACCGCAGACCTCCCGGTCAGCGGTCAGCTGCTCCTGGTGCTGCTCATGTTCATCGGCAGGGTCGGCCCGATCACCTTTGCCTCAGCGCTTGCGCTCCGCGAACGCCGCACCATGTATGAACTGCCCAAGGAAAGGCCCATCATTGGCTAA
- a CDS encoding potassium channel family protein — MANFKLFGGTDPGDVARPDSVAVIGLGRFGRALALELMAHGTDVLGIDRDESVVQSLNGKLTHVVVADATNEEALRQLSVDEFDHVVISIASNLEASILATSLMLQFDINELWAKAVSEPHRAILEQLGVRHIVFPEQDMGRRVAHMVRGSLQDYILIDEDFALAKTIPHQAILGKELGALDVRRRHGVTITAVKHAGGRWEPATAQTVLSADDVILVSGPAKQAEGFSRLR, encoded by the coding sequence TTGGCTAATTTCAAACTCTTCGGAGGAACTGACCCGGGTGACGTCGCCCGCCCCGATTCCGTGGCCGTGATCGGACTGGGCAGGTTCGGGCGCGCCCTGGCGCTCGAGCTGATGGCCCACGGCACCGATGTGCTCGGGATCGACCGTGATGAGAGCGTCGTGCAATCACTGAACGGCAAGCTCACCCACGTGGTGGTTGCTGACGCGACCAACGAGGAGGCGCTGCGGCAGCTGTCCGTGGATGAGTTCGACCATGTTGTGATCTCGATCGCCTCAAACCTCGAGGCCAGCATCCTGGCCACGTCGCTCATGCTGCAGTTCGACATCAACGAACTCTGGGCCAAGGCCGTCAGCGAACCCCACCGGGCGATCCTCGAGCAGCTGGGTGTGCGCCACATCGTCTTCCCTGAACAGGACATGGGTCGCCGGGTGGCACATATGGTCCGCGGAAGTCTGCAGGACTATATCCTCATCGACGAGGACTTCGCGCTGGCCAAGACGATCCCGCACCAGGCGATTCTCGGCAAGGAGCTGGGTGCGCTGGATGTGCGCCGCCGGCACGGTGTGACCATCACGGCGGTGAAGCACGCCGGTGGACGTTGGGAGCCGGCGACGGCGCAGACGGTGCTTTCTGCTGACGACGTCATCCTGGTCTCGGGTCCGGCCAAACAGGCCGAGGGATTCTCACGCCTCCGCTAG
- a CDS encoding IS481 family transposase → MNHNSRLTPHGRFLLVQRVADGQPAAHVAKELGISRTAAYRWLRRYREEGPTGLVDRSSRPRRSPGATTPQRVQQVLHARQHHREGPADLSVRTGVPARTISRIIARAGWPRLWELDPITGARIRAGRATERRYEHASPGDLLHVDVKKIGRIPDGGGWRADPGQTREVHNTGRQRVGFDYIHVAVDDHSRLAYAEALPDETGQTCADFLARAAVFMAAHGAPVKRVMTDNAMAYTRSRAFQSVLGRLGAKHLRTKPRHPWQNGKAERFNRTLQEGWAYRCRYTSTADRTAALGPWLDFYNHLRRHSALGGHPPITRCQQARG, encoded by the coding sequence CTGAACCACAACTCCCGGCTGACCCCGCATGGCCGATTTCTGCTGGTCCAACGTGTCGCTGATGGCCAGCCAGCAGCCCACGTCGCGAAGGAACTCGGCATCTCGCGCACTGCGGCCTACCGATGGCTGCGCCGCTACCGCGAAGAGGGCCCCACCGGCCTGGTCGACCGGTCTTCTCGACCACGACGCAGCCCCGGCGCCACCACACCGCAGAGGGTTCAGCAGGTGCTCCACGCACGCCAGCACCACCGGGAAGGCCCCGCAGACCTCTCCGTGCGCACAGGGGTACCGGCCCGCACGATCTCGCGAATCATCGCCCGCGCCGGGTGGCCCCGGCTCTGGGAGCTGGACCCGATCACCGGCGCCAGGATCCGAGCAGGTCGAGCCACCGAACGCCGCTACGAACATGCCAGCCCTGGGGATCTGCTGCATGTGGATGTGAAGAAGATCGGACGCATCCCCGACGGTGGCGGATGGCGAGCAGACCCAGGCCAGACGCGCGAAGTCCACAACACCGGGCGACAGCGGGTGGGTTTCGACTACATCCACGTGGCCGTCGATGATCACTCCCGGCTCGCCTACGCCGAGGCGCTGCCCGATGAGACAGGGCAGACCTGTGCCGACTTCCTGGCCCGGGCGGCGGTGTTCATGGCCGCTCACGGGGCCCCGGTGAAACGAGTGATGACCGATAACGCGATGGCCTATACCCGGTCCCGAGCATTCCAGTCAGTGCTGGGGCGGCTCGGAGCGAAGCATCTGCGGACCAAGCCGAGGCATCCGTGGCAGAACGGAAAGGCGGAGCGGTTCAACCGGACCTTGCAGGAGGGGTGGGCCTATCGGTGCCGCTACACCTCGACAGCTGATCGGACGGCGGCTCTGGGGCCGTGGTTAGACTTCTATAACCACCTGCGCCGACACAGCGCCCTCGGAGGTCATCCGCCCATCACTCGCTGTCAACAAGCTCGTGGCTGA